The Zhihengliuella sp. ISTPL4 genomic interval TTCTACCCCTTCACGGACGACGACGAGATCAACGCGGACTGGCGGACGCTGATGGAGGAGAACGACATCCCCCTCACCTCGTTCAGCCAGGGCGGGTACCTCGCGGCCACGTACTTCATCGAGGTGCTGAAGAGCATCGACGGCGACATCACCCGGGAGAGCGTCTCCGAGGCGCTGAAGGGCATGGACCCGATCGAGAACCCGATGGTCGGGACGCCCTACGCCTTCGGCACGCAGAACACCGCGGGCTGGCCGATCATCCTGAAGTCCGGCACGAACGCCTGGGAGAAGGTCGCCGACGACTGGCTCCGGATCGGCGAATAGTCCCGCGCTTCGACAGGCTCAGCGACCCACCCTGGGTCCCTGAGCCTGTCGAAGGGCCCTCCCCCTCACCAGAAAGGACGCCTGATGCTCCAAGGCGCCATCGCCGGTCTCGCCGCCGGCGGCCTCTACGCCGTCCTCGGCGTCTGCCTCACCCTCATGTCGCGCCTCGTGCGCGTGGTGAACTTCGCCCAGGCCGCCACCGGCATGTTCGGCGCGTTCACCGCCGTGTGGTTCGTGCGCGAGATCGGGCTGCCCATCTGGCTCGGGTCGATCCTCGGCGTCCTCGTCGCGGGCCTGCTCGCCGCGGCCATCGGGTTCATCGCCGCGACGTGGCTGTCGGAGGCGTCGACGACGACCCGCTCGGCCATGACGGTCGGCCCGCTGCTGCTGCTCATCTCCCTGTCGTTCATCCTGTTCGGCAACAAGCCGCAGCCCTTCACCCCGATCATCGCCGGCCCCGCGTTCTCCTTCGGCGGCGTGGTGATCAGCCAGGTGACCGTGGCGACAGTGGCGATGGCCGTCGTCACCGCCGTCGCCGTGCGCATCGTGCTGCGCCGCACCAGGGTCGGCACCCAGCTGCGCGCGCTGTCGGAGCGGCCGACCACGGCGGAGCTGCTCGGCATCCGTTCGCGACCGCTGTCGATCGCCGTCTGGTTCGTCACCGGGATCATCAGCGCCATCGCGATCATCATCGTCGCGCCCTCGCAGTCGAACGACGCCACGAGCCTGTCCATGCTCATCGTCCCCGCTGCGGCGGCCGCGCTCCTCGGCGGCTTCCGCCGGCTCGACCTCGCCGTCGTCGGCGGGCTGCTCCTCGGCGTCCTCGGCGGACTCGTCGCGCAGATCGACGAAGTGGCGCTCGTGCGCAACTTCCTGCCGTTCCTGTTCATCGTCGTCCTGCTGTTGTGGACGCAACGCAAGGAGGTGTGGGATGCCGCTCGCTGACCGCCCCTGGTTCCGGATCACCTGGCCGTTCGCCGTCGCCGTCGTCGGCATCGGCGTGGGCGCGCTCCTCAGCGCCGCCCTTCCCGGCTACTTCGTCTTCCTCGCGATCAGCGCCGTCACGGCCGCGATCGCGATTCTCGGCCTCGGAATCGTCACCGGCTCGGCCGGGATGATCGCCCTGTGCCAGCTCACCTTCGCTGCGGTCGGGGCGTGGATCGTCTCGCTGCTGAACGTCATGCAGGCGCCCGGCGGCTTCCTCGTCTGGCTCGTGCTCGGCGGCGTCGCGGCCGGTCTCGTCGGCATCCTCGTCGGGCTCCCCGCCCTGCGGCTGCGCGGGGTGAACCTCGCGGTGGTGACGCTCGGTTTCGCCGCGGCGGCCGATGTGACGCTCGTACAGATCCAGTTCCCCGGATCCGCGGACGGCATCGCGATCGAGCGCCCGGCGCTGTTCGGGAGCGACCGGGAGTTCTTCTTCCTCTCCATCGTCGTGCTCGCCGTCTGCGGCCTGGCGGTGTTCTTCCTGCAGCGCGGACGGTGGGGCGCGAGCTGGAAGGCCGTCGCGTTCTCCGAGCGCGGCACGGCCGCGGCCGGACAGAGCGTGCGCACCGCGAAGCTCACGGCGTTCGCGGTGTCGGCGGCCCTCGGCGGCATCTCCGGCGGGCTGCTCGCCGGACAGGTGCAGCTCCCCTTCGCCTCGAGCTTCACACCCCTGCAGTCCCTCGCCCTGTACGTGCTGGCGATCATGTCCGGCGCGCACCTCATCGACATGGCCATCTTCGGCGGACTGCTGTGGGTGCTCGTGCCGGAGCTGCTCAAGCGCTGGGGCGTGCCCCAGGACTGGGGCTTCGTCGTGTTCGGCGTGTTGGGGGTGCAGGCGCTGACGAGCGGCACGAACCTCGGCCAGGGCATCCGCAACCTCCTGTACCGACGGGCCGACCGGCGCACGGCCAGCGCGGAGCTCACGGCGCTCCCGCCGGACGCGGGAACCGGTGCGACGGCGATCACCACGACCACGACGGCCACCGTCGACGAGGCCGCCCTCGACGGCGCCCCGGTGCTCACGGTCGACGGTCTGACCGTGCAGTTCGGGGCGCTCAAGGCCCTCGACGACGTCTCGTTCACGGTGCCCGCCGCCTCGATCATGGGGCTCATCGGTCCGAACGGCGCCGGGAAGTCGACCTTCGTCGACGCCATCAGCGGCTTCCTCCCCCAGCATGAGGGCCGCGTGCTCCTCGGCGACCGCGACCTGGCTGGCCTCTCCCCCACCCGGCGTGCGCGACTCGGACTGCGACGGACGTTCCAGCAGGACCGCGTCCCCCCGGCGCTGACGGTGGGCGGCTACGTGCGCTTCGTGGCCAGACGGCGGCTCGCCGCGGCGGACATCGACGAGGTCCTCGCCTTCTTCGGGTGCCCTCCGGCCCGGGCGCGCCTCTCGAGCGTCGACGTCGGCACCCGGCGGCTCGTGGAAGTCGCGGCGAACGTCGCCGCCCGCCCGCGCCTGCTCATCCTCGACGAGCCCGCCGCCGGCCTCTCGCACGAGGAGCATCTGGCGCTCGCGGCTCGCCTGCGTGAGCTCCCGGGGCGCTACGGCGTGGCCCTCATCATCATCGAGCACGACCTGGACCTCGTCCGCTCGGTGTGCCCGACCCTCACGGTCCTCGACTTCGGCCGCGTCCTGGCGAGCGGCCCGCAGGCGGAGGTCCTCGCGAACCCTGACGTCGTCAAGGCGTACATGGGAGAGACGGAGCTGCTGAAATGAGCGAACTGGTACTCGACGGCGTCACGGTGAGCCGCGGCGCCGGGCCGGTCATCTCGGACGTCTCGCTGCGGGTCGCCGGCGGCGAGGTCCTGGCCCTGGTCGGTCCGAACGGCGCGGGTAAGACGAGCCTCATCGAGGCCGTGTCCGGCGTGACCCCGCATTCCGCGGGATCGATCCTCCTCGACGGGGAGCCGATCGACCGGCTCTCCCGGGTGACGCGGGCTCGGCGCGGCATCGTGCACATCGAGCAGGGACGCGCCGTGTTCCCGTCGCTGACCGTGCGCGAGAACCTCTCCCTTACGGCGCGCACCGCCGACGAGATCGGGGCCGTCCTGGCGCAGTTCCCGGAGCTCGAGAAGCGCATCGACTCCCCCACGGCGCTGCTGTCGGGTGGAGAGCAGCAGATGGTGGTGCTGGCACGGGCGTTCGCGGCGAAGCCCCGGGTGCTGCTCATCGATGAGATGTCGCTGGGCCTCGCGCCGGTCGTGTTCCTGCGCTTGATGCCGATCGTGTCGTCGATCGCGGAGTCCGGGGTGGCGGTGCTGCTCGTGGAGCAGTTCACGCAGCTCGCACTCGGCCTCGCGCAGGAGGCGGTGGTCGTCGCCGGCGGCCGTGTGTCGTTCCAGGGTGCGCCGCAGGCCCTCCAAGACGATCCCGCCCTCCTCCACCGCGCCTACCTCGGCGGCTGACTCCGTCGACCCACCCCGTTGCGTTCCTCCCGGCCCCTTGCGCGCGATCGCAAGGGGCCGGGAGGCGCGAAAGGGGGTGGGTCGACGAAGTGGGGGTTAGCCTGAGGGAGTGACCGAGATCCTCCACGCCCGCGCCGCCCTCCTCGACATGGACGGGACCCTCGTCGACTCGACCGCCGTCGTGGAGCGCCTCTGGCTCGCCTGGGCGGAGCCGCACGGAATCGACCCGGAGACCGTGCTCCGCACGGTCCACGGGCGGCAGGGGCATCAGAGCATGGCGATCCTGCTCCCCGAGCGCGACCACGCGATCAACCTCCGCGAGAACGAGGTCATGCTCGCGACCGAGGCCTCCGACGTGGACGGTGTGATCGGCATCGCGGGCGCCGAGGAGCTGCTCGCCGCCCTGCACCCGTTCCCCCACGCGGTGGTCACCTCGGCCAACGTCGCCCTCATGACCGCGCGCATGGGCCAGGCGGGTCTCACCGTCCCCGATCTCGCCGTCACCGCGGAGAGCGTGTCCGCGTCGAAGCCGGACCCGGAGGGCTTCCTCCTCGCCGCACGCACGCTCGGCATCGACCCGGCGGACTGTGTCGTATTCGAGGACTCGGGCGCGGGCATCCAGGCCGCCCACGCCGCGGGCATGCGCGTGATCGGCATCGGCCCGCACGCCGGAGCCCACGCCCCGACGGCGCACGTCGACGACCTCACGCACGTCGCGGTCGTCCCGACCGACGACGGCTTCGAGCTCCGGATCGACTGACGCGCGGGCCGGGTCGCCACGGGCCCTGCCCGCGCTACATCCCGGCGTGGTCGAAGGCGATGGTCGGCACGTCGACCACGTGCGACCCGCCGTCCGCCACGATCACGGCGCCGGTGATGTACGACGACTCCCCCGACCCGAGGAACCGGACGACGGAGGCGATCTCGGCGGGCCGCGCGGGGCGGCGCAGCGGTACGTCGGCGGTGACCGTCGCGTACCCTTCCTCCCGGGAGCCGAGGCCGGCGTGCGCCGCGAACTCGTCCATCTCCTCGTCGGCCATCGGTGTCTGCACCCACCCGGGGCAGATCGCGTTGACGCGCACGCCGTGGCGTCCGTAGTCGCGTGCGAGCGTCCGGGTGAGGCCGATGAGGGCGTGCTTGCCGACCGTGTATCCCGCCACCGACGGACCCGCGAAGAGCCCGGCCAGGGACGAGACGATCACCACCTGGCCCTTGGCCTCGATCAGCGCGGGTAGCGCCTCCCGCGCCATCACGAACGCGGTCGTGAGGTTGGCGCGGATCGCGGCGTCCCAGCTCGCGTCGTCGGTCTCGGCGACCGGCGAGAACCCGTGTCCCCCGGCGTTCGCGACGAGGACGTCGATCCGGCCGAACCGCGCGAGGACCTCGGCGATCGCGGCCTGCGCCGACGCCGTGTCCGCCGCGTCGGCGACGACGGGGAAGGCCCCGACGGCCCGCTCGACCTCGTGCAGCGGCTCGGGGCGGCGGCCCACCACGACGACGTGCGCGCCTTCGGCCGCGAACCGCTCCGCGACCGCCGCGCCGATGCCCGTGCCGCCTCCGGTGATGACGACGACGCGTCCGGAGACGCTCGATCCGACCACGGTTGCCATGTGTGCTCCTGTGTGTTTCTGCGCGCGTGCGCGGTGGGGCCGGACGCGGGCGCGTCAGGCGGGGAATCCCGACCGGGCGGTGTACCCGAAGTCGCTGAGGAGGGTGGTGCCGTTGACCGCCCGGCTCCGCGGGGAGAGGAGGTAGGCGACGTGCGCGGCGACCTCGTCGGCGCTCTGCACGGGGAAGGCGGGCTCGTCGAACGCCGCGGCGCCGAGGTCCCCGCGACTCATCGGGGTGTCGACGATGGACGGTGCCACGGCGTTCACCCGCACCCCCGTCCCGGCGAGGTCGACCGACAGCGCCCGTCCGAACTGGACGAGCGCGGCCTTGGACGCGGCGTAGGGGGCCATGCCCGGTGAGGCCACGACGGCCGAGTCGCTCGCGAGCAGCACGACGGAGCCGGCGACGGACTCCCGGAGCGCCGGGATCGCATGCTTGAGCACGAGGAACGCACCCGTGACATTGACGGCGAGGACCCGGTCCCACGCCTCCAGCGCGGTCTCCTCGATCGGCGTCCCGACCGGGCCGGAGATCCCGGCGCAGCAGACCACCGCGTCGAGACCGCCCAGCGCACGGACACCGGCGTCGACCGCGGCGGCCACCTGTTGCTCATCCGTCACATCGGCGGCGAGCAGCACCGGATCGGCGCCGGCGTCCCCGGCGGCATCCCGGAGCGCAGCCGCATCCCGGTCGAGCAGCGCGACCCGCACCCCCTCGCCGGCGAGCGCTCCGACGACAGCACGGCCGATGCCGGAGGCGGCACCCGTGACGAGGGCCGTCGTGCCGTCGAGCTGCAGGTCCATCGCATCCTCCGACCGCGGCCCGGCGCCGAGCGGCGCCGACGAGACAGCGGTGTCGTCCCGGTCATCCTGCTCCGCGGGGCGAAGGGGCCGCACGCCCGCCGCCGGAGTGTGCGCGATGGCACCATCGTCCTTCGCTCACGGTCAAGCGCCGGGTCGAGGCGGCGAGCAGACTCGCTCTATCGACGATTCCCCTCGTCGTCGATGCCGTGTCCGCACGGCCGTCACCCGAGCAAAGGAGCCGACGTGGCAGAGCAGACCTCCGCACCCACGACGCCGCACCACACCTCCCTCCGCCCCGGCGCCCTCGGCGTCGCCGGCATCGTCTTCCTCGTCCTGGCCGCCGTCGCGCCGCTGACCGGGATCGTCGTCGTCGCCTCCCTCGCGATCGCCCTGGGCAACGGCGGCGGCACCCCGATGTCGTTCTTCCTCGTCGCGGCCATCCTGCTGCTGTTCGCGATCGGCTACGCCCAGATGTCCAAGCAGCTCGTGAACGCCGGAGGCTTCTACGCCTTCGTCGTGAAGGGCCTCGGCCGCACCGGCGGACTCGTCGCGGGCCTCATCGCGACGCTCGGCTACAACTTCTTCGTCGTCGGCACGATCGGCACCAGCGGCTTCTTCATGCAGACGATCATCCGCGACCTCACCGGACTCGACGTGCACTGGCTCGTGTGGGGTCTGCTGTCGATCGTCGTGTGCTTCGTCCTCGCCCGGATCGGCGTCGACTTCAGCTCGAAGGTCCTCGGCGTGTGCCTCGTGCTCGAGGTGCTCATGCTCGTCGTGTTCGACGTCTCCGTGCTCGTGCAGACGGGGTACGACGTCGCCGCGTTCAGCCCGGAGGCCGTGTTCTCCGGCTCGCTGCCCATCGGCCTGCTGCTCGCGGCGACCGGCTTCCTCGGGTTCGAGGCCACCGCGCTCTTCAGCGAGGAGGCCAAGCAGCCGCTGCGCACCATCCCGCGGGCCACGTACACCTCGATCATCGCGATCGGCGTGATCCTCGGCGTCACGACCTGGGCCGTGGTGAGCGCGACCGGCGTCGCCCAGGCGCAGGCCACGGCACTCGAGCACCTGCCCACGGGCGACCTCATCTTCTCGCTTTCGCAGCAGTACCTGGGCGGCCCGCTCACGACCGTGATGATGGTGCTGCTCCTCGTGAGCCTGTTCGCGGCGATGCTCGCCTTCCACAACTCCGCCACCCGCTACCTGTACTCACTGGGTCGCGCGAAGATCCTCCCCCAGGCCCTCGCCCGCACCCGCCCGAACGGCGCCCCGCAGCTCGCGGGCATCGTGCAGGCCGGCTTCGCGGCGATCGTGGCGATCCTGTTCGCCCTCGCCGGCGCCGATCCCATCGTCACGCTCGTGCCCGCGATGCTCGGCTTCGGCACCCTCAGCGTGCTGATCCTGCAGGGGCTCGCGGCGATCTCGATCGTCGTGTACTTCCGGCGCCGGAACGACCCGCGATGGTGGAGCACCTTCATCGCGCCGGGCATCGGCTTCCTCGGCATCGCGGCCATCTCGATCCTGGCGATCGTGAACTTCAACATCGTCGCCGGCTCCGAGGAGCTCGCGATCCGCCTGATGCCGCTCCTGCTCGTGCTCGCGCTGATCGGCGGCATCGTCTACGCCGCCTACCTCCGCCGCGCGAAGCCCGCCGTCTACGACGGCCTCGCCACCGATCTCGAGCAGTTCAGCAATCGCTGACCTCCCCCTTCCCGCCCTCGAACGAAGGAACTCCATGACCACTCTGAACCCCGCCGACACCTCCACCTGGCTGCCACTGGAAGGCCTCGCCCCCGGTTTCGACGCCAACAAGGCCCCGCACAGCACCGCCCTGAGCGGTCGCGAGATCGCCGTCGTCGACGCCCGAGGTACCCGCATCGTCCACCGCTTCGACGATTCGACGGTGGCCTGGGAGTACCAGCCCGGCGCCGAGGACCCCACGGAGGCGGCGACTGACACCGACGACTACGAGGCGTTCGAGGTCGACGACGAGCTCTACTTCGTGCAGTTCCACCACCGCTACCTCCCGAACGAGGCCGTCTCGCTCGTGCTCGACCTGCGGCACGGACGCTCCCTCGCGGTGATCTCCGAGATCCTCCCCGCCCCGGAGCAGGGCCGCACCCGGGTGCAGCACCACTTCGCCCCCGGCACCATCGAGGGTGCCGCGGTCACCGGCGCCGAAGCCGCTCCCACGACCACACTCATCGGCCGCCGCGTGGAGTGGGTCTACAGCGAAGAGCACGCCTACGAGCACGTGTACCTCTCCCCGCGCTGGTACTCGTGGCAGTGCCTGGCCGGTCCCGAGCGCGGGCTCGCCGATACCGACGAGAACAGCGTGTGGGAGGTCCGCCCGGGGATCTACATCTTCGCGTGGCGCGAGAAGGTGATCCCGTGCGCCTCGGTGACGATCGCCGACCACCGCGACGTGAACGCGATCCGCTCCCACGGCGTGCTGTTCGGACTCGACGAGAGCGGTGAGGTGCCGACGCACTTCACGTTCGGCGCGCATGGCCGCCTGCTGTCGACCACCCACCACACCCCGTCGCTCGAGCCCGCGACCTTCGGAGACGCCTGACATGACCGACGTCGCCGACCTCATCGTCTCCGGTTCCGTGATCCGCACGTCGGACCGCGCCCGTCCGCATGCCGAGGCCTTCGCCGTACGAGACGGACGGATCCTCGCCGTCGGCGACCGCGCCGACGTGGAGGCTTTCCGGGGCCGCCGCACGCAGCTGATCGAGGTCGGCGACGCGGCCGTGTATCCCGGGTTCGTGGACGTGCACAACCACCACGCGCTCGCCGGACGGACCGAGCTCTTCGAACTGTCTCTTACCCCTTCTCTCACGCTCGACGAGATCCTCGACCGGGTGCGGGAGAAGGCGCAGACCCTGCCGGAGGATGCGTGGATCGTCGGCGGCGCCGTGGCCACGACCCTGCTCCCGACGCTGGCGAACACCGCCACGCGGCGACGGCTCGACGAGGCAGCGGGCGGACGGCCGGTGGCGCTCATGGAGGACTCCCGCCACAACCGCTGGGCCAGCACCCGGGCGCTGGAGCTCGCCGGCATCACGGCCGGCAGCGTCCCGACCTCCGGGGTGACGGTGCTCGACGCCGACGACGGCACGCCCACCGGAGTGCTCCTGGAGGCCGCCGGCATCCCGGTGCAGGAGGCGTACGACCGCAGTGGCGGACTCACCCCGGAGCAGCACACCGCCGCCTCCCGCCGCGGCATCGAACTGCTCAATTCCTTCGGGATCACCGCGTTCCAGGACGCGGGGGTCTCCGTCGACATCCTCGCCGCGCTCGCTGGGCTCGATCGCGCCGACGAGCTGCACGCCTGGGTGGTGTCCTCGCTCCTCATCAACGACGAGATCTTCGGATTCGATCCCATCGGTGCCCCCCTGCTCGACCGGGGCGAGGAGTTCCGCACGCCGCACCATCGCCCGGACTTCGTGAAGATCTTCCTCGACGGCGTGCCGCCTGCTCGCACCGCCTCCTTCCTCGACCCGTATCCGGCCGACCCGGTGCACGGTGCCCACTTCCACGGCGAGACGACCATGACCCTCGACGAGCTCACCGACTGGCTCCGGGCCGTCGCGGCGCGCGACCTCGGGGCGAAGGTGCACTGCACCGGCGACGGATCCGCGCGCCTCGTGCTCGACGCGACCGAGCGCCTGCGGGCGGACGGGTTCACGACGCCGGTGCAGATCGCGCATGGGCAGTTCCTCGCGGAGAGCGACATCCCCCGCCTCGCGGCCCTCGACGTCTCCGCCGACATCTCCCCGTTCATCTGGTACCCGGGTGTGATCCCCCAGGCGCTGGCGGACGTGCTGGGTGACCGGGCCGAGCACTCCCAGCCCAACCGTGCGCTCCTCGATGCCGGGGCCCTCGTCGCCGGCGGATCGGACTGGCCGGTGAGCGAGTCGCCGAACACGCTCGAGGGCCTGCAGGGGCTCGTGACCCGCGCCGATCCCCTCGGTCGGGCGACGGGGACACTGTGGCCGGAGCAGGCGATCTCCGCCGAAGAGGCGCTGGAGGTCTTCACTATCAGTGCCGCGACGGCGATGGGCCTCGGCGCCGAGACCGGTTCCCTGACCCCCGGGAAATCGGCCGACTTCGTGGTCCTGGAACGGGATGCGATCGGCGGCTCGCCGGAAGAGATCGTACACACCTCGGTCGTCTCGACGTGGTTGGCCGGGCGTGTGGTCTACGGAGGCTGAGCGCGCCACGCCGTACGATGGGCGCATGCGCCGCTTCCCCGCCTCCGTGTATCGGGTCGGCGACGAACCCGATCCCCGGTTCTCGCTCGCCAACGAGCGCACGTTCCTGGCGTGGACCCGGACCGGCCTGGCGCTGATCGCAGGCGGAGTCGCGCTCGAGGTCCTCGGGCTCGATCTGCACCCCGGGTTCCGGCTGGCCGCCTCGCTGCTTCTGATGAGCGCCGGCACAGCCGTCGCTCCGCTCGCGTGGTGGGAATGGATGAGGGCGGAACGCGCCTTGCGGCAGGGACGCCCGTTGCCGGGCGCGTTGTCGGCCGTGGTGCTCGCCGTGGTCGTGGTGACGACGGGGTTGCTCGTCCTCGCCGGCGTGCTGTGGCGCTGAGGGAGCCACCCGGATGACCACCCCCGGCACTTCGGCGCCCGATCTCTACGACCCGGGGCTGCAGCCCGAGCGCACGGAGCTGGCGTGGCGGCGTACGGCCCTCGCGATCGCGGTCGGCTCACTGCTGTCGCTGCGGGTCTTCCCGCTTGTGCTGCCGACTGACGCCGAGGGGTGGGGGCTGGTCCCGGGCGTGCTGGGCGTCGGGACGGCGGCGCTGCTGTGGGTCGCCGCACGCCGGAGACAGCGCCGGACGACCGCGGTGCTCACCTCGCGCGCGGACGGACCCCTCCCGGGCGGCGCGCTCCCGCTGATACTGACAGTCTTCGCGACCGGATTCGGAGTGGTCGCCGTCGTCGTGGTGACCATCACGTCGTTGCTGCGCTGACCGCCGGCGGCCGCGAGCACCGCCGCCGTGACGCGGTCGACGCGAGGAAGCGGCCGACGCCGGCGACCCCTCAGCGGCCGACGCCGGCCACGATCAGTCGGCGACCACCAGGACCGCCCTGCCCACCGCCCGGAGAACGGTCGGATCGAAGGGGGAACGCTCCCCCGGCACGTAGCGCACCCGTCGGAGGTCTCCTCCGCGGAAGGGATACGAACGGTGCTTCTCGTGCTGGTCCCAATCCACTGGCCCCCCGTAGTCGTAGCCCACGCTGATGCCCGTGAAGGGTGCCATGCCGATGAGCATGGGCACGTCAGGGATCCGCGCCACCTCGCGTCCGTCCACATCGAGCGCGAGCGTCCAGCGCAGTCCGGCCCGCTCGTCGACGCGGAGCGCGAGGCGGTGCTCGCCGCGCGGCAGGCGGGTCCCTTGTGCCCGGTGCATGCGTCCATAGGCGTTGTAGCTCACACGCGGCACCCCCTCATCGAGGGCGACCAGGTAGCCGCCGCCCTGGTCGCCGTGCGCGACGAGGACTCCGGCGGCGGTGTTGTCCATAGACAGGTCGATCTCCACGCGGAACGAACGCAACACCGTGAGCTTGGACGAACGGAACCGCTCCAGCGGCGGACGGAAGGGCACGAGGTCGATCGGGGCCGACAACGCCTCCTCGGTATCGGGACGCAGACGGAAGAGGTCTCCGAGGTCGTCGAGGGGAAAGACCGTGTTCCTCCAGGCCTCCTGGTGCCAGCGCGCAGCCAACGCCGCAACACGCTCCGGATGCCGGGCCGCCAGATCGGTCGTCTCCGTCGGGTCCGACTCGAGGTCGTACAGTTCCCAGGTCCCGCCCTCCGGCCCCTCCTCCTTCGACGGAGCCACGGTCGAGAGGGCCTTCCACCCATCCGCGACGATGGCGCGTCGCCCCACGCACTCGAAGTACTGCACTTCGCGGCCGGGCGCCGCGGGATCGGCGAGCACGGCGGAGATGCTCCCGCCGTCCATCTCCAGCGCTGCCTCTCCCCCGCGCTCCTCCAGCGGCGGCACACCGCAGAGGTCCAGGATCGTGGGGGCGAGGTCGGAGACGAAGACGAACTGGTCGCGTAGGCCTCCCGTCGTCGGAGCGTTCGGCCACGAAATGATGAGCGGGGCATGCACACCCCCTTCGTATGTCGTGGCTTTGAAGGAGCGGAAGGGCGTGTTGGACACCCGCGCCCAGCCGGTCGGGTACTGGCCGCACAGGCGCGGTCCGCCGATCTCCTCGACAGCCCTCGGCACATCCGTGACCCAGCCTTCCGGCAGCGCGCCGTGTGCGCCGAACTGCGCGAAGTAGCTGCGGGTGCCGGTCGGGCCCCCCTCGGCCGTGCCCCCGTTGTCGCTCGCGATCACGACGATCGTGTTCTCCCGCTCGCCGCTGCGCTCCAGGCGGTCGAGCAGGCGGCCGACGCTCTGGTCGATCTCGTCGACGGCCGCCGCATAGACCTCCATGTGTCGGGCGAACAAGCGCTGGTCTTGAACATCCAACTCGTCCCAAGACGGGATGTCGCTGCCGTCCGCGATCGCTTCGGCGGGGAGCGCGGCGGAAGGCGGCACGATGCCGCGTGCCCGCTGCCGAGCGAAGCGCTCCTCGCGCATCCGATTCCAGCCCGCCTCGTATCGCCCCCGGTACTTGGCGATGTCGGCGTCTTTCGCCTGGATCGGTCCGTGCACCGAGGTGTGCGCGTAGTAGAGGAAGAATGGGCGGTCGGGATCGTTTACCCGGAGATCGTCGATCATCCCGATGGCGCGGTCCGTGAGCTCATCGGTGAGGAAGAAGCCTTCCGGGTACTCGCGCATGTCGACGACCGCGTTGTCCTGCACGAGCCGATGCGGATGATGCAGGGATGTGAAGCCGTCCATGCTGCCGAAGTACCTGTCGAAGCCGCGTTGCAGGGGCCAGGTGCTGCGGTCGGCGCCGTCGTGCAGCCGGGACTCCAGCGTCAGGTGCCACTTGCCCACCATGAATGTCGCATAACCACCGGCCCGCAGCGACTCAGCGAGGGTGGGCGCCGCAGCCGGCAGCTCGCACGAGAATCCCGGGTACCCGGGGTCGATATGGGCGACGAACCCGAAACCGGCCCGATGGGGGTTGAGCCCCGTGAGCAGGGCTGCCCTGGCCGGCGAGCACATCGGGGCTGTGCGGTAGTTGGTGAACACCCATCCGTCGGCGGCGAGCTCATCGATCCGCGGAGTCTCGATCTCGCTCCCGAACGGCCCGAGGTCGCTGAAGCCCAGATCGTCGACGAGCATCACGATGACGTT includes:
- a CDS encoding YidH family protein, which encodes MRRFPASVYRVGDEPDPRFSLANERTFLAWTRTGLALIAGGVALEVLGLDLHPGFRLAASLLLMSAGTAVAPLAWWEWMRAERALRQGRPLPGALSAVVLAVVVVTTGLLVLAGVLWR
- a CDS encoding DUF202 domain-containing protein: MTTPGTSAPDLYDPGLQPERTELAWRRTALAIAVGSLLSLRVFPLVLPTDAEGWGLVPGVLGVGTAALLWVAARRRQRRTTAVLTSRADGPLPGGALPLILTVFATGFGVVAVVVVTITSLLR
- a CDS encoding arylsulfatase translates to MSVSQSRGYERFEGRAATFTSDAEPWWPQPARARPGAPNVIVMLVDDLGFSDLGPFGSEIETPRIDELAADGWVFTNYRTAPMCSPARAALLTGLNPHRAGFGFVAHIDPGYPGFSCELPAAAPTLAESLRAGGYATFMVGKWHLTLESRLHDGADRSTWPLQRGFDRYFGSMDGFTSLHHPHRLVQDNAVVDMREYPEGFFLTDELTDRAIGMIDDLRVNDPDRPFFLYYAHTSVHGPIQAKDADIAKYRGRYEAGWNRMREERFARQRARGIVPPSAALPAEAIADGSDIPSWDELDVQDQRLFARHMEVYAAAVDEIDQSVGRLLDRLERSGERENTIVVIASDNGGTAEGGPTGTRSYFAQFGAHGALPEGWVTDVPRAVEEIGGPRLCGQYPTGWARVSNTPFRSFKATTYEGGVHAPLIISWPNAPTTGGLRDQFVFVSDLAPTILDLCGVPPLEERGGEAALEMDGGSISAVLADPAAPGREVQYFECVGRRAIVADGWKALSTVAPSKEEGPEGGTWELYDLESDPTETTDLAARHPERVAALAARWHQEAWRNTVFPLDDLGDLFRLRPDTEEALSAPIDLVPFRPPLERFRSSKLTVLRSFRVEIDLSMDNTAAGVLVAHGDQGGGYLVALDEGVPRVSYNAYGRMHRAQGTRLPRGEHRLALRVDERAGLRWTLALDVDGREVARIPDVPMLIGMAPFTGISVGYDYGGPVDWDQHEKHRSYPFRGGDLRRVRYVPGERSPFDPTVLRAVGRAVLVVAD
- a CDS encoding amidohydrolase, encoding MTDVADLIVSGSVIRTSDRARPHAEAFAVRDGRILAVGDRADVEAFRGRRTQLIEVGDAAVYPGFVDVHNHHALAGRTELFELSLTPSLTLDEILDRVREKAQTLPEDAWIVGGAVATTLLPTLANTATRRRLDEAAGGRPVALMEDSRHNRWASTRALELAGITAGSVPTSGVTVLDADDGTPTGVLLEAAGIPVQEAYDRSGGLTPEQHTAASRRGIELLNSFGITAFQDAGVSVDILAALAGLDRADELHAWVVSSLLINDEIFGFDPIGAPLLDRGEEFRTPHHRPDFVKIFLDGVPPARTASFLDPYPADPVHGAHFHGETTMTLDELTDWLRAVAARDLGAKVHCTGDGSARLVLDATERLRADGFTTPVQIAHGQFLAESDIPRLAALDVSADISPFIWYPGVIPQALADVLGDRAEHSQPNRALLDAGALVAGGSDWPVSESPNTLEGLQGLVTRADPLGRATGTLWPEQAISAEEALEVFTISAATAMGLGAETGSLTPGKSADFVVLERDAIGGSPEEIVHTSVVSTWLAGRVVYGG
- a CDS encoding molybdenum cofactor biosynthesis F family protein, coding for MTTLNPADTSTWLPLEGLAPGFDANKAPHSTALSGREIAVVDARGTRIVHRFDDSTVAWEYQPGAEDPTEAATDTDDYEAFEVDDELYFVQFHHRYLPNEAVSLVLDLRHGRSLAVISEILPAPEQGRTRVQHHFAPGTIEGAAVTGAEAAPTTTLIGRRVEWVYSEEHAYEHVYLSPRWYSWQCLAGPERGLADTDENSVWEVRPGIYIFAWREKVIPCASVTIADHRDVNAIRSHGVLFGLDESGEVPTHFTFGAHGRLLSTTHHTPSLEPATFGDA
- a CDS encoding APC family permease, coding for MAEQTSAPTTPHHTSLRPGALGVAGIVFLVLAAVAPLTGIVVVASLAIALGNGGGTPMSFFLVAAILLLFAIGYAQMSKQLVNAGGFYAFVVKGLGRTGGLVAGLIATLGYNFFVVGTIGTSGFFMQTIIRDLTGLDVHWLVWGLLSIVVCFVLARIGVDFSSKVLGVCLVLEVLMLVVFDVSVLVQTGYDVAAFSPEAVFSGSLPIGLLLAATGFLGFEATALFSEEAKQPLRTIPRATYTSIIAIGVILGVTTWAVVSATGVAQAQATALEHLPTGDLIFSLSQQYLGGPLTTVMMVLLLVSLFAAMLAFHNSATRYLYSLGRAKILPQALARTRPNGAPQLAGIVQAGFAAIVAILFALAGADPIVTLVPAMLGFGTLSVLILQGLAAISIVVYFRRRNDPRWWSTFIAPGIGFLGIAAISILAIVNFNIVAGSEELAIRLMPLLLVLALIGGIVYAAYLRRAKPAVYDGLATDLEQFSNR